In Chitinophaga sp. HK235, a single window of DNA contains:
- a CDS encoding DUF6268 family outer membrane beta-barrel protein — protein sequence MIHRSRARHKRTAWLLPGLLLMAGAVKAQLGASKLTGPGVAINVDYLPASHYIRPEDSLKMPATTSQRRISLGAAFLLSSHVDTITGKVRTWSLGAFGTYTKFTNKDYEKQIFPDELLGTQISLLHNRTINSKWSLMAMVSAGVFTDMEKIDYEDVVINGGVIFIKRYNPRFSLGIGAVLTNSFGAPMVLPAFLVSWKTNGRFKVEVNIPEKISVSSTLSKYDDLALALRLSGAAFDVEKHPDNKRQLGYSEITIGLENTFHVTPKIDVNIAGGSVLANSVQFREKKLSSIFSDEPSHRLATNFYLSAGVRWNFR from the coding sequence ATGATACACCGATCCCGCGCTCGTCACAAGCGCACTGCCTGGCTATTGCCAGGACTTTTGTTAATGGCTGGCGCCGTAAAAGCACAACTCGGCGCCAGCAAACTCACCGGCCCTGGTGTAGCCATTAATGTCGATTACCTGCCTGCCAGCCATTATATCCGGCCGGAAGACTCCCTGAAAATGCCGGCCACCACTTCACAACGGCGTATCAGCCTGGGCGCTGCGTTTTTGTTATCCTCCCATGTAGACACTATCACCGGTAAAGTACGCACCTGGAGCCTCGGAGCATTCGGCACTTATACCAAGTTTACCAATAAGGATTATGAAAAACAGATATTCCCTGATGAACTGCTGGGAACACAAATAAGCCTGCTACACAACCGTACCATCAACAGCAAATGGAGCCTCATGGCTATGGTATCTGCAGGTGTGTTCACTGATATGGAAAAAATAGACTACGAAGATGTGGTGATCAATGGCGGTGTGATTTTTATCAAACGCTACAACCCCAGATTCAGCCTGGGTATTGGCGCAGTACTCACCAACAGCTTCGGTGCACCGATGGTGCTGCCAGCGTTTCTGGTATCATGGAAAACCAATGGCCGATTCAAAGTTGAAGTAAACATCCCTGAAAAAATAAGTGTCAGCAGCACACTCAGCAAATACGATGATCTGGCCCTTGCCCTGCGGCTTTCAGGCGCCGCCTTTGATGTAGAAAAACATCCTGACAATAAAAGACAACTGGGCTATTCAGAGATCACCATCGGACTGGAAAACACCTTCCATGTCACCCCTAAAATTGATGTCAATATAGCCGGAGGCAGCGTTCTCGCCAACAGTGTACAGTTTCGTGAGAAAAAACTGTCTTCCATATTTTCCGACGAACCATCCCACCGGCTTGCCACCAACTTTTACCTCAGTGCAGGGGTAAGGTGGAATTTCAGATAA
- a CDS encoding DUF6528 family protein, which translates to MMKLNKHRKMKYTLYLFTAFLFFSKEMWAFSRDTTVTGCRRCIALAEQEEHRIAIADVSAGKIIWEWRPALCGVKPEHVKWFNNPSEAKPVLNGRYILMAASGGGVALIRIADKKTVFYAYAGGNTHSAALLPDGNIVSASSTGNFLMIFRADTTGYNANAYTKKIPVAFGHNVVWDAAGQRLWTAAMDSMKVYHYNFNRDTPDLLADTSFRLPGTEAHDLYQVYGENSLWLTNLTHVYRFDVGTRQVSPGGTIQQNIKSVSSGPAGFPVILCKPKESWWTDEVIDAKGQRVFMQPGLRIYKARWVLPDSFSESKTRIPGQI; encoded by the coding sequence ATGATGAAACTGAACAAACACCGCAAGATGAAGTATACCCTGTATTTGTTTACCGCGTTTTTATTTTTTTCTAAGGAGATGTGGGCCTTTTCCCGCGATACTACAGTGACCGGTTGTCGGCGCTGTATCGCGCTGGCAGAGCAGGAGGAGCACCGTATTGCCATTGCGGATGTAAGCGCCGGCAAAATTATCTGGGAATGGAGGCCGGCTCTATGCGGCGTAAAACCGGAACATGTGAAATGGTTCAACAACCCCAGTGAGGCAAAGCCTGTACTCAACGGCCGTTATATCCTGATGGCGGCTTCCGGCGGAGGGGTGGCACTGATCCGTATCGCTGATAAAAAAACGGTGTTTTATGCTTATGCCGGTGGTAATACGCATTCTGCGGCGCTGCTGCCGGATGGTAATATCGTCAGCGCTTCCAGCACCGGTAATTTCCTGATGATTTTCAGGGCAGATACCACCGGGTATAATGCCAACGCATATACGAAAAAGATACCGGTAGCCTTCGGACATAATGTAGTATGGGATGCTGCGGGCCAGCGCCTGTGGACAGCCGCCATGGACTCCATGAAGGTATACCATTACAATTTCAACCGGGATACCCCCGACCTGCTCGCAGATACCAGTTTCCGCCTGCCAGGTACCGAAGCCCACGACCTGTACCAGGTATATGGCGAAAACAGTTTATGGCTCACCAACCTCACCCATGTGTACCGGTTTGATGTTGGTACCAGGCAAGTATCTCCCGGTGGAACGATACAGCAGAATATTAAAAGCGTTTCTTCCGGTCCGGCTGGCTTTCCGGTGATCCTCTGCAAGCCTAAGGAGTCCTGGTGGACCGACGAAGTGATAGATGCAAAAGGGCAACGTGTGTTTATGCAGCCCGGGCTGAGGATATACAAGGCCCGCTGGGTGTTGCCGGATTCTTTCAGCGAGTCAAAAACCCGGATACCGGGCCAAATTTAA
- a CDS encoding DEAD/DEAH box helicase, which translates to MQKGTYSLEDILSNLKIKTLNDMQEASVAANRQHSDVILLSATGSGKTLAFLLPVLERLDPANKKTQAMIVAPSRELALQIEKVFKLMGTGYKITATYGGHLRETEENNLVQPPAVIVGTPGRICDHIRRGNITTDTIETLVLDEFDKSLELGFQEEVSFIISSLPGVKKRILTSATEAVDIPDFVNLDNPQKLDFLPEDGTPQARLAYQQVLSPENDKVDTLFRLICHLGNRSTIVFCNHRDAVERTSTMLSEKGILNEFYHGAMEQRERDSALCKFRNGTVNVLVTTDLAARGLDIPNIRYIVHFHLPHTEDSWTHRNGRTARMEASGTAIVILAPDEKLMPYITETVDSIQLPEKAVLPEKPKWTTLFIAAGKKDKVNKIDIVGFLTQKGMLKKEDVGLIEVKDFFSFVAIVKSKASNTLHLIKDERIKNKKVKIDVAK; encoded by the coding sequence ATGCAAAAAGGAACATATTCATTAGAAGATATTCTTTCTAATCTCAAGATCAAAACGCTCAATGACATGCAGGAAGCGTCTGTTGCGGCCAACCGTCAGCATTCCGATGTCATTCTGCTCTCTGCTACCGGCTCTGGTAAAACGCTGGCTTTCCTCCTGCCCGTCCTCGAACGGCTCGACCCTGCCAACAAAAAGACACAGGCCATGATCGTGGCGCCTTCCCGTGAACTGGCCCTTCAGATAGAAAAGGTGTTCAAACTCATGGGGACCGGTTACAAGATCACCGCCACTTATGGCGGACACCTCCGTGAAACGGAGGAGAACAACCTGGTTCAGCCGCCTGCCGTAATCGTAGGCACACCGGGCCGTATCTGTGATCATATCCGCAGAGGCAATATCACTACCGATACCATCGAAACACTGGTTCTCGACGAATTCGATAAATCGCTGGAGCTGGGTTTCCAGGAAGAAGTGTCTTTTATCATTTCCTCCCTGCCTGGTGTGAAAAAGCGTATCCTCACCTCCGCCACCGAAGCGGTAGATATCCCGGATTTTGTAAACCTGGACAATCCGCAGAAACTCGATTTCCTGCCGGAAGATGGAACACCACAGGCCCGTCTGGCTTACCAGCAGGTACTGTCGCCTGAAAATGACAAGGTAGACACCCTGTTCCGCCTGATCTGCCACCTGGGCAACCGCTCTACTATCGTGTTCTGTAACCACCGTGACGCGGTGGAACGCACCAGCACCATGCTGTCTGAGAAAGGTATCCTGAACGAGTTCTACCACGGCGCCATGGAACAGCGCGAGCGTGACAGCGCCCTCTGCAAATTCCGTAATGGCACTGTCAACGTACTGGTGACCACCGACCTGGCCGCCCGCGGATTGGATATTCCCAATATCCGCTATATCGTACACTTCCATCTGCCACATACGGAAGACAGCTGGACACACCGCAATGGCCGTACCGCCAGAATGGAAGCCAGTGGCACCGCTATCGTCATCCTCGCACCAGATGAAAAACTGATGCCGTACATTACCGAAACAGTGGACAGCATCCAGCTGCCGGAAAAAGCAGTCCTGCCGGAAAAACCAAAATGGACAACCCTGTTCATCGCCGCAGGTAAAAAGGATAAAGTCAATAAAATCGATATCGTCGGTTTCCTCACCCAAAAAGGAATGCTTAAAAAAGAAGATGTAGGGCTGATAGAAGTGAAAGATTTCTTCTCTTTCGTAGCTATCGTGAAGTCAAAGGCATCCAATACTTTGCACCTCATCAAAGATGAGCGGATAAAGAATAAAAAGGTGAAAATAGATGTAGCGAAGTAA
- a CDS encoding ADP-ribosylation/crystallin J1, protein MTTTLYRPVGPAELVLIEQSGWKKFPPRLPDQPIFYPVMNEEYAIQISTQWNVPAYGKGYVTRFEVNTEFLQAYPVQNVGGIIHDELWIPAEELEAFNENIVGLIEVTQRYE, encoded by the coding sequence ATGACAACGACTTTATACCGCCCTGTAGGCCCCGCTGAACTGGTATTAATCGAACAATCCGGCTGGAAAAAATTTCCTCCCCGTCTGCCCGACCAACCCATCTTCTACCCTGTCATGAATGAAGAATATGCCATTCAAATATCCACCCAATGGAATGTACCGGCTTATGGGAAAGGATATGTTACCCGGTTTGAAGTAAACACAGAATTTCTGCAGGCCTATCCTGTGCAGAATGTGGGCGGCATCATCCATGATGAACTATGGATACCGGCAGAAGAGCTGGAAGCCTTCAATGAAAATATTGTGGGATTGATTGAGGTAACGCAACGATACGAATAA
- a CDS encoding TetR/AcrR family transcriptional regulator — protein sequence MRVKDENKLITIQEKAIEMIVREGFDGLSMHKLAKAANISVSTIYVYFKNREDLLNQLYIAVSALFAKETLHNFDPNMDFEAGLWLQWTNRYRYIQQYPLYYHFSEQFRNSPLIHHPDIKEDVFRSTMQQFVANAVRKQQIADLPEEVYWALAYGPFYILVNFHLHNAALAGKPFQLSEEKMKITFARTLQSLKK from the coding sequence ATGCGCGTAAAAGATGAGAACAAACTAATTACCATACAGGAAAAGGCCATCGAAATGATCGTCAGGGAAGGTTTCGATGGCCTCAGTATGCACAAGCTGGCCAAAGCAGCCAACATCTCTGTCTCCACCATATACGTCTATTTCAAAAACAGGGAAGACCTGCTTAATCAGCTGTATATCGCTGTATCAGCGCTGTTTGCCAAAGAAACCCTGCACAACTTTGACCCCAATATGGACTTCGAAGCCGGACTATGGCTGCAGTGGACGAACCGTTATCGTTATATTCAGCAGTATCCGCTGTATTATCATTTTTCGGAACAGTTCCGTAACTCCCCGCTGATCCATCATCCTGACATCAAAGAAGATGTTTTCCGCAGCACCATGCAGCAGTTTGTCGCCAACGCAGTCCGGAAACAACAAATTGCCGACCTGCCTGAAGAAGTATACTGGGCGCTGGCCTACGGACCATTTTACATACTGGTCAACTTCCACCTGCATAATGCAGCCCTGGCCGGAAAACCATTCCAACTGAGTGAAGAAAAAATGAAGATAACTTTTGCAAGAACCCTGCAATCCTTAAAAAAATGA
- the pepE gene encoding dipeptidase PepE produces the protein MKHIVLASTSTLYGESYLAYLQPVMKTLFAGVSEIIFVPFARPGGISHDEYTAKAAAAFEPLQIKVKGLHTFADPAAAIREAQGFFTGGGNTFLLVKELLERGLMDKLKTAVEEGRPYMGCSAGSNIGGVSMQNTNDMPIVYPPGFQTMGLVPFNLNPHYLDPIPDLPHMGETRETRIREFHTQYTTPVLGLREGGWIHVKGDAITLEGKVSARIFEAGKTPYEVEPGSSLNFLRQS, from the coding sequence ATGAAACATATTGTACTGGCCAGCACTTCCACCCTTTATGGCGAAAGTTACCTGGCTTATTTGCAGCCTGTGATGAAGACGCTGTTTGCCGGCGTCAGCGAGATCATTTTTGTACCGTTTGCCCGTCCGGGTGGGATTTCCCATGATGAATACACTGCTAAAGCCGCTGCTGCATTTGAGCCGCTGCAGATAAAAGTAAAAGGCCTGCATACCTTTGCCGACCCCGCAGCCGCCATCCGGGAAGCACAGGGCTTTTTCACCGGAGGAGGCAATACCTTCCTGCTGGTAAAGGAGCTGCTGGAGCGCGGATTGATGGACAAATTAAAAACAGCCGTAGAAGAAGGCCGTCCTTATATGGGATGCAGCGCCGGCAGCAACATCGGTGGTGTTTCCATGCAAAATACCAACGACATGCCCATCGTTTATCCTCCCGGATTTCAGACTATGGGACTGGTGCCCTTTAACCTGAATCCGCACTACCTGGACCCTATCCCCGACCTGCCGCATATGGGAGAAACCAGAGAGACACGCATCCGCGAATTCCATACCCAATACACCACACCTGTGCTGGGCCTGCGTGAAGGCGGCTGGATACATGTTAAAGGTGATGCCATCACCCTGGAAGGAAAAGTAAGCGCCCGCATCTTCGAAGCCGGTAAAACACCTTATGAAGTGGAACCCGGCAGCAGTCTCAATTTTCTCCGCCAATCCTGA
- a CDS encoding aldose epimerase family protein — protein sequence MEINFRALPALMISGAAVLASCNNTAAPKETKDDTVDSTSITATTGHSYGQTDGQEVLQYTLHNGVGTEVKILNYGGIITDIITADKQGRKGNVVLSYDSLSGYQQKGQPYFGALIGRYANRIANARFKLDGKDYTLAPNDHGNTLHGGMKGFDKVIWAASQVGDSSLQLEYISKDGEEGYPGNLKATVVYTLTPDNALKISYSATADKPTPVNLTNHTYFNLSAGKDSNILNQELELKASRYTPVNDKLIPSGQLQPVKGTVMDFTTPKKVGKDIAAVKGGYDHNYVLDKTSKDLETVASLYDPASGRYMEMATTEPGVQFYSGNFLDGTLANTRNGQKYVQHAGLCLEAQHFPDSPNQSDFPNVILKPGETYTQTTVYRFSTK from the coding sequence ATGGAAATCAATTTCAGGGCACTCCCCGCCCTTATGATCTCAGGTGCTGCAGTCCTGGCATCCTGTAACAACACCGCTGCCCCCAAAGAAACCAAAGACGATACTGTCGATTCTACCAGTATTACCGCTACGACGGGGCATAGCTATGGCCAGACAGACGGGCAGGAAGTATTGCAGTATACACTGCACAATGGTGTGGGCACAGAGGTGAAGATCCTCAACTACGGAGGTATCATTACCGATATCATCACAGCAGATAAACAGGGCCGGAAAGGTAATGTGGTGCTGTCTTATGATTCCCTGAGCGGCTACCAGCAAAAAGGACAGCCTTATTTCGGTGCACTGATCGGCCGTTATGCCAATCGTATCGCCAACGCCAGATTTAAACTCGACGGTAAAGACTACACGCTCGCCCCTAACGATCACGGCAACACGCTCCACGGCGGTATGAAAGGATTTGATAAAGTGATATGGGCCGCCTCCCAGGTCGGCGACAGCAGCCTGCAACTGGAATATATCAGTAAAGACGGAGAAGAAGGTTATCCCGGCAATCTCAAGGCTACTGTGGTATACACCCTCACTCCCGACAATGCCCTGAAAATCAGCTATAGCGCTACCGCCGATAAACCAACGCCGGTAAATCTTACCAACCACACCTATTTCAATCTGTCGGCCGGTAAAGACAGCAACATCCTCAACCAGGAACTGGAGCTGAAAGCCAGCCGCTATACACCGGTGAATGATAAACTGATCCCATCAGGCCAGCTGCAGCCGGTGAAAGGCACCGTAATGGACTTCACCACCCCGAAAAAAGTAGGGAAAGATATTGCAGCCGTGAAAGGTGGTTATGATCACAACTACGTGTTGGATAAAACATCCAAAGATCTCGAAACAGTGGCTTCCCTCTATGATCCGGCCAGCGGCCGTTATATGGAAATGGCTACTACAGAACCAGGTGTTCAGTTCTATTCCGGCAACTTCCTCGATGGTACCCTTGCAAACACCCGCAACGGACAGAAATATGTGCAGCATGCCGGCCTTTGCCTGGAAGCACAACATTTCCCTGATTCCCCCAATCAGTCCGACTTCCCGAATGTAATACTCAAACCGGGAGAAACATATACTCAAACAACGGTCTATAGATTCTCCACCAAATAA
- a CDS encoding RagB/SusD family nutrient uptake outer membrane protein — protein MQPIKHILSIGIITTSLLCACKNVLDVQPQGNFTTGNYWRNQDQAVDGITGIYNILLEEDYTGFNEFVFDNSSDDQVRGGDHDYDDAIEAFTYDASTPTVKAGWRWKYETINRANNALINIPKMTNIDPVIKARCLGEARFLRAFAYWRLLLIYGEAPVITEDDVEKVNYNKPKVSSDQLRQQIEADLLAAADELPESYSETDKGRVSKGTAWGLLCKLYMEWGKLDKAILYGSKVISNPNYALAPRYSDNFSPATGNNSEMLLAVQTVDGNGYSDFITYHAPRKWNGWSFFYPTKGLVDEFEAGDPRKEICIMAPGDKVNVGTGIEIATPDLSWSGYHYKKFCSWKPSGGLNYSLKTPLMRSADIYLLVAEAKIRLNGPGAGDAEIQAVRTRASAALPPVNNAGMKELMHERRVELCGENERQQDLLRWDKAKLIDIVAINNQPKLAYDGTVMSRGGAPRKFIKPKHYYFPMPQQEIDKSKGILIQNPNY, from the coding sequence ATGCAACCTATCAAACATATACTCTCCATCGGCATCATCACCACCTCCCTCCTGTGCGCCTGCAAAAATGTACTGGACGTACAACCGCAGGGCAACTTTACCACTGGCAACTACTGGCGTAACCAGGACCAGGCCGTAGACGGCATCACCGGTATTTACAACATACTGCTGGAAGAAGACTATACCGGTTTTAATGAATTTGTTTTTGACAACAGTTCAGATGACCAGGTCCGTGGCGGAGACCATGACTACGACGATGCCATAGAAGCCTTCACCTACGATGCCTCCACCCCTACCGTGAAGGCAGGATGGAGATGGAAATATGAAACCATCAACCGCGCCAACAATGCACTGATCAATATTCCGAAGATGACCAACATAGATCCGGTGATCAAAGCACGTTGTTTGGGAGAAGCCCGCTTTCTCCGCGCTTTCGCTTACTGGCGGCTCCTTCTGATCTATGGAGAAGCACCTGTTATCACAGAAGACGATGTGGAGAAAGTCAACTACAACAAACCCAAGGTCAGTTCAGACCAGCTGCGGCAACAGATAGAAGCCGATCTGCTGGCGGCCGCCGATGAGCTTCCCGAAAGTTATAGCGAAACCGACAAAGGTCGCGTAAGCAAAGGAACAGCCTGGGGCCTGCTTTGTAAGCTGTATATGGAATGGGGCAAACTGGACAAGGCCATCCTCTACGGCAGCAAAGTGATCAGCAATCCCAACTACGCGCTGGCACCACGTTACAGCGATAATTTCAGTCCGGCTACCGGCAATAATTCCGAAATGCTGCTGGCAGTACAAACCGTTGACGGAAACGGCTACTCTGATTTTATCACTTATCACGCGCCCCGCAAATGGAACGGATGGAGTTTCTTTTATCCTACCAAAGGACTGGTGGATGAGTTTGAGGCTGGTGACCCACGCAAAGAGATCTGTATCATGGCACCCGGTGACAAGGTGAATGTAGGCACGGGTATTGAGATTGCTACGCCGGACCTGTCCTGGTCGGGTTATCATTACAAAAAATTCTGTAGCTGGAAACCTTCCGGAGGTCTTAACTACTCACTGAAAACACCATTGATGCGGAGTGCAGACATCTATCTGCTGGTTGCCGAAGCCAAAATCAGGTTAAACGGTCCCGGTGCCGGCGATGCGGAGATACAGGCCGTAAGAACCCGTGCATCTGCTGCATTGCCTCCTGTAAACAATGCCGGCATGAAAGAGCTGATGCATGAACGCAGGGTGGAATTGTGTGGAGAAAATGAAAGGCAGCAGGACCTGCTGCGCTGGGACAAAGCCAAACTGATAGACATTGTTGCAATCAACAATCAGCCCAAACTGGCTTATGATGGTACGGTGATGAGCAGAGGCGGCGCCCCGCGGAAGTTTATCAAACCTAAGCATTATTATTTCCCGATGCCACAACAGGAGATAGACAAGAGCAAGGGTATTTTAATACAGAACCCTAACTACTAA